In a single window of the Cygnus olor isolate bCygOlo1 chromosome 5, bCygOlo1.pri.v2, whole genome shotgun sequence genome:
- the TSPAN32 gene encoding tetraspanin-32 isoform X3, producing MLRLRDCFTRRGFFCFALAFCGLIPAACWRYARSTEWSPVTADIRGGAAPSDLMQVLEARAPRLLCFLVPAGFLQLGLTGLRKPEAEVEDRMMDVYDLVYEEVRRNISSFRRHELTAIHEAFLCCGKRSPFGDTAAVEHKTCPPGQAQAARQDCLREIQGFLKKHMDLVSTLLGITICFTVYGMVLTSFLWFSIHFSNNLDRKGKYILRAR from the exons ATGCTGAGGCTCAGGGACTGCTTTACCCGAAGG ggttttttctgctttgctctcgCCTTCTGCGGGCTGAtaccagctgcctgctggaggtACGCACGCAGCACAGAG TGGTCTCCAGTGACTGCCGACATCAGAGGGGGAGCAGCGCCTTCTGATCTTATGCAGGTTTTGGAGGCGAGGGCTCCAAGGCTGCTCTGCTTTCTAGTGCCGGCAGGATTTCTGCAGCTGGGATTGACTGGCTTGAGGAAGCCTGAAGCAGAG GTGGAAGACCGCATGATGGACGTGTACGACCTTGTGTATGAGGAGGTGAGGAGGAACATCTCCAGCTTCAGGAGGCACGAGCTGACTGCCATCCACGAAGCA TTCCTGTGCTGTGGGAAGCGCTCCCCATTTGGGGACACAGCTGCCGTTGAGCACAAGACGTGTCCTCCCGGTCAGGCACAGGCTGCCAGACAG GACTGCCTACGAGAGATCCAGGGCTTCCTGAAGAAGCACATGGACCTTGTCTCCACGCTCCTGGGCATCACCATCTGCTTCACG gTTTACGGGATGGTTCTGACTTCATTCCTCTGGTTCTCCATCCACTTCAGCAACAACCTGGACCGGAAAGGCAAATACATCCTGCGGGCAAGGTAG
- the TSPAN32 gene encoding tetraspanin-32 isoform X4: MCPAHPAGLLLLVWAVGVRKEEEWSPVTADIRGGAAPSDLMQVLEARAPRLLCFLVPAGFLQLGLTGLRKPEAEVEDRMMDVYDLVYEEVRRNISSFRRHELTAIHEAFLCCGKRSPFGDTAAVEHKTCPPGQAQAARQDCLREIQGFLKKHMDLVSTLLGITICFTVYGMVLTSFLWFSIHFSNNLDRKGKYILRAR, encoded by the exons ATGTGCCCTGCTCATCCTGCTGGACTTCTGCTGCTGGTTTGGGCTGTGGGggtgagaaaggaggaggag TGGTCTCCAGTGACTGCCGACATCAGAGGGGGAGCAGCGCCTTCTGATCTTATGCAGGTTTTGGAGGCGAGGGCTCCAAGGCTGCTCTGCTTTCTAGTGCCGGCAGGATTTCTGCAGCTGGGATTGACTGGCTTGAGGAAGCCTGAAGCAGAG GTGGAAGACCGCATGATGGACGTGTACGACCTTGTGTATGAGGAGGTGAGGAGGAACATCTCCAGCTTCAGGAGGCACGAGCTGACTGCCATCCACGAAGCA TTCCTGTGCTGTGGGAAGCGCTCCCCATTTGGGGACACAGCTGCCGTTGAGCACAAGACGTGTCCTCCCGGTCAGGCACAGGCTGCCAGACAG GACTGCCTACGAGAGATCCAGGGCTTCCTGAAGAAGCACATGGACCTTGTCTCCACGCTCCTGGGCATCACCATCTGCTTCACG gTTTACGGGATGGTTCTGACTTCATTCCTCTGGTTCTCCATCCACTTCAGCAACAACCTGGACCGGAAAGGCAAATACATCCTGCGGGCAAGGTAG